One window from the genome of Cryptomeria japonica chromosome 6, Sugi_1.0, whole genome shotgun sequence encodes:
- the LOC131037490 gene encoding uncharacterized mitochondrial protein AtMg00860-like yields the protein MDPDKVRAIIDWPTPETLTQLRGFVGLCVFNRRFVNGFSRHIAPLTDLTKKGAFVWTHLAQECSEKLKQLMTTCPVLALPDFTKPFELHCDACAEGIGAVIMQDRHPIDFKSRKLRGLERSYNIYDK from the coding sequence ATGGACCCGGATAAGGTTCGTGCCATTATTGATTGGCCCACTCCCGAGACTTTGACTCAACTCAGGGGATTTGTTGGTTTATGCGTCTTCAACCGTCGGTTTGTTAATGGATTCTCACGACATATCGCACCACTTACTGATTTGACAAAGAAGGGAGCATTTGTTTGGACACATCTAGCACAAGAGTGTTCAGAGAAGTTAAAACAGTTGATGACTACATGTCCAGTTTTAGCTTTGCCagatttcaccaaaccttttgagcttcattgtgatgcttGTGCAGAGGGTATTGGTGCAGTGATTATGCAGGATCGTCATCCTATAGATTTCAAGAGCAGGAAGCTAAGGGGTCTTGAGAGGAGCTACAACATTTATGACAAGTAA